One window of the Chitinophaga niabensis genome contains the following:
- a CDS encoding carboxypeptidase-like regulatory domain-containing protein — MKYFLFRYAVALLIFIVPALQEAAAQVRLTGMVTDGDTRVGLPSVSIWNKRARIGTVSNETGRYYIEALPGDTIEFSMLSYVRTSIIATGISSTQNVELKRQIFGLQGVNVRGRIYKRDSLAIRDEYEKYFGYKRPGALDVLKTLPSNPITALSYLIPSKARKRKEKFGEQLQYWEEEKHIDYRYNPELVARLTKLESPALDSFMLTHRPSYAFLLNASDYDLMLFIKQSYDRYLREQGLKPKDTSTQQ, encoded by the coding sequence ATGAAGTATTTTCTATTCAGATACGCTGTTGCACTCTTAATTTTTATAGTGCCCGCTTTGCAGGAAGCGGCGGCGCAGGTGCGGTTAACCGGAATGGTTACGGATGGTGATACCCGTGTGGGACTGCCTTCTGTGAGTATCTGGAATAAAAGGGCAAGGATAGGTACGGTGAGTAATGAAACCGGCCGTTATTATATAGAAGCCCTTCCGGGAGATACTATCGAGTTTTCCATGCTGAGTTATGTAAGAACATCTATCATTGCAACCGGCATTTCCTCTACCCAGAATGTTGAACTGAAACGCCAGATCTTTGGATTGCAGGGGGTGAATGTGCGTGGCCGGATCTATAAAAGGGATTCCCTGGCCATCCGGGATGAATATGAGAAATACTTCGGATATAAAAGGCCCGGCGCGCTGGACGTTCTCAAAACATTGCCTTCTAATCCTATCACCGCATTGAGTTACCTGATTCCCAGCAAGGCCCGTAAACGGAAAGAGAAGTTCGGGGAGCAATTGCAATATTGGGAAGAAGAGAAACATATCGACTATCGCTATAATCCTGAACTCGTGGCCAGACTTACCAAGCTGGAAAGCCCTGCGCTGGATTCCTTTATGCTCACGCACCGGCCCAGTTATGCATTCCTGCTCAATGCATCGGATTATGACCTGATGCTCTTCATCAAACAATCCTACGACAGGTATCTCCGGGAACAGGGATTGAAACCAAAGGATACATCCACACAACAATAA
- a CDS encoding diphthine--ammonia ligase produces the protein MNAYINWSGGKDASFALWQLQQQPDYRIRYLFTTLSETFQRVSMHGVREVLLDEQARQTGIPLKKAYLPENASMEDYNRIMSTQLAELQAEGISHAVFGDIFLEDLRTYRETQLAQIGMEGVFPLWKKDSTQLVKDFIAAGFKAIIVCVNAKYLPASFAGRIIDEAFLADLPAEVDPCGENGEFHSFVFDGPLFSTPVAFTVGETVERVYSPVRNGEGNCYKDDGENCFQQETTDWDTRFYFCDLLPV, from the coding sequence ATGAATGCATATATTAATTGGAGTGGCGGAAAAGATGCTTCTTTCGCCCTCTGGCAATTGCAACAACAGCCCGATTACCGCATCCGGTATCTCTTCACCACACTCAGTGAAACTTTCCAACGTGTTTCCATGCATGGAGTGAGAGAGGTGCTGCTGGACGAACAAGCTCGCCAGACGGGCATTCCCCTTAAAAAGGCCTATTTGCCTGAAAATGCTTCCATGGAAGATTATAACCGGATAATGAGCACACAACTGGCTGAATTACAGGCAGAAGGGATCAGTCATGCTGTTTTCGGGGATATTTTCCTGGAGGATCTGCGTACTTACCGGGAAACGCAACTGGCGCAGATTGGCATGGAAGGAGTGTTCCCGCTTTGGAAAAAAGACAGTACCCAACTGGTAAAAGATTTCATTGCAGCGGGCTTTAAAGCCATTATTGTTTGCGTGAATGCCAAATATCTTCCGGCTTCTTTTGCGGGCAGGATCATTGATGAAGCCTTCCTCGCCGATCTCCCTGCAGAGGTTGATCCTTGCGGAGAGAACGGCGAGTTCCACAGCTTTGTGTTTGACGGCCCCCTCTTTTCTACACCTGTGGCTTTTACAGTAGGTGAAACGGTAGAAAGAGTGTACTCCCCTGTTCGTAATGGGGAAGGTAATTGCTATAAAGATGATGGTGAAAACTGTTTTCAACAAGAAACGACTGATTGGGACACCCGTTTCTATTTCTGCGATCTGCTTCCTGTCTGA
- the prs gene encoding ribose-phosphate diphosphokinase produces MPKKILFATQRYQYLKARILAIAPADWEDGHIIIRDFPDGEHYHRITSNVSGKEVVLIGGTIDDKETLELFDIANGCIQTGATCLNLVIPYFGYSTMERAVQHGEIVKAKNRAILFSALPTTLNTRVIMIDLHVDGISYYFESNVRPVHLYGKLLVREAALELAQGKPFVLASTDAGRAKWVESLANDLQVTAAFVFKRRISGEETHITGISANVEGQLVIIYDDMIRTGGSLIQAARAYKEAGAREIAVITTHGIFAGNGFEKIRDSGLVQKVICTDTHPNALQITDPLLRVQSVAPLILDYFLSIPQ; encoded by the coding sequence ATGCCGAAAAAGATCTTATTTGCCACACAACGTTACCAATATCTGAAAGCACGCATTTTAGCGATCGCCCCGGCAGACTGGGAAGATGGTCATATCATTATCCGGGATTTCCCGGACGGGGAGCATTACCATCGTATAACCAGCAACGTTAGCGGGAAAGAAGTAGTGCTCATTGGAGGGACCATTGATGATAAAGAAACCCTCGAACTCTTCGACATTGCCAACGGTTGTATCCAAACAGGCGCTACCTGCCTGAACCTCGTGATCCCTTACTTCGGCTATTCCACCATGGAACGTGCCGTACAGCACGGGGAAATTGTAAAGGCCAAGAACCGTGCTATTCTTTTTTCAGCTTTACCCACCACCCTCAATACCCGGGTAATAATGATAGACCTCCATGTGGATGGCATCTCTTATTACTTTGAAAGTAATGTCCGCCCGGTACACCTGTATGGCAAACTGCTGGTGCGGGAAGCTGCCCTGGAACTTGCGCAAGGTAAACCTTTTGTGCTGGCCAGCACAGATGCAGGCCGGGCAAAATGGGTAGAATCCCTCGCGAATGACCTCCAGGTGACTGCAGCTTTTGTCTTCAAACGCCGTATTTCAGGCGAAGAAACGCATATTACCGGCATCAGCGCTAATGTGGAGGGCCAGCTGGTGATCATCTATGATGATATGATCCGCACCGGCGGTTCCCTGATCCAGGCTGCCCGTGCTTACAAAGAAGCCGGTGCCCGGGAAATTGCCGTAATCACTACCCATGGCATCTTTGCGGGCAATGGATTTGAGAAGATCCGCGACAGTGGTCTTGTTCAAAAGGTGATCTGCACAGATACCCACCCTAATGCCCTGCAAATAACAGACCCGCTTTTACGCGTACAATCTGTGGCCCCGCTGATCCTTGATTATTTTCTGAGCATTCCGCAATAA
- a CDS encoding efflux RND transporter periplasmic adaptor subunit, with product MRNKTLRIVLLFLILAVAGFFVYKMTARSEPKESAGPSKTAGRGAGRPILADAYVVKPVLLDQAIEASGTLQSNEEVELKPEITGRITKIYFKEGTTVSKGTLLIKIYDGDIVAQIRKLELQRELSKTTLSRQQQLLKINGISQQDVDVTSNQVSAYGADIEYNKAQLQKTEIRAPFSGTLGLRNVSEGAIVGPTTIMTTLQQLNPLKIDFAAPEKYRNSINKGEPVTFTVTGDTQKYKGSIYAIDPKIDLATRSVMIRALVPNPTGKLFPGSFAKTSIRLKDNPNAIMIPSQAVIPGTRFKQVIVADSGRAKFVNVETGSRNESNVEILSGLQIGDTVITSGILQLKPGSPFKYNKVQ from the coding sequence ATGCGCAATAAGACCTTAAGAATCGTTCTATTATTCCTTATTCTGGCGGTAGCCGGCTTTTTTGTATACAAAATGACCGCCAGGAGTGAACCCAAGGAATCCGCCGGACCATCCAAAACAGCAGGTCGCGGTGCAGGAAGACCCATACTCGCAGATGCTTATGTAGTTAAACCCGTTCTGCTGGACCAGGCCATTGAAGCCAGCGGTACCCTCCAGAGTAATGAAGAAGTAGAATTGAAACCGGAAATTACTGGCAGGATCACCAAGATCTATTTTAAAGAAGGCACCACCGTTAGTAAAGGCACCCTCCTTATTAAGATATATGACGGAGATATTGTTGCACAGATCCGTAAACTGGAGTTGCAGCGTGAATTATCCAAAACTACCCTCTCCCGCCAGCAACAGCTGTTAAAGATCAATGGTATCAGTCAGCAGGATGTGGATGTTACCAGCAACCAGGTGAGTGCTTACGGTGCAGATATCGAATATAATAAGGCGCAACTGCAGAAAACAGAGATCCGCGCGCCCTTTAGCGGAACGCTGGGGTTAAGGAATGTAAGTGAAGGCGCGATTGTGGGGCCAACTACTATTATGACCACCCTGCAACAGCTGAATCCTTTAAAAATAGATTTTGCTGCTCCTGAAAAATACCGCAATTCCATCAACAAAGGAGAACCGGTAACTTTCACTGTTACAGGCGATACACAAAAATATAAGGGTTCCATCTATGCCATCGATCCAAAGATCGACCTGGCTACCCGCAGCGTAATGATCCGCGCTTTAGTTCCTAACCCTACCGGTAAACTATTCCCCGGTTCTTTCGCTAAAACTTCTATCCGCCTAAAAGATAACCCGAATGCGATCATGATCCCCTCACAGGCTGTGATCCCGGGCACCCGTTTTAAACAGGTGATCGTGGCAGACAGCGGAAGAGCAAAATTTGTGAACGTGGAAACGGGCTCCCGGAATGAAAGTAATGTGGAGATCTTAAGTGGACTTCAGATAGGCGATACAGTTATCACAAGCGGTATTCTTCAATTAAAACCCGGCTCTCCCTTTAAGTATAATAAGGTACAGTAG
- a CDS encoding YcxB family protein: MATVTGYLFHVVNFNALLGISAMMVILGWAFWYLLPVSTYNKAATFKDSIRLRYNEEGMAISTGPGERSLSWKNFSQIVETNSFFFLYRDKRSFFLIPTSAFESEDAKDNFSRLMQAIFKDYSRLNIS; encoded by the coding sequence GTGGCCACAGTAACAGGATACCTGTTTCATGTGGTGAACTTTAATGCACTCCTGGGTATTTCTGCCATGATGGTGATCCTGGGATGGGCATTCTGGTATTTGTTACCCGTATCTACCTATAATAAAGCCGCTACTTTTAAGGACAGTATCCGTTTGCGTTATAATGAAGAAGGCATGGCCATTTCTACCGGCCCGGGGGAAAGATCATTGTCCTGGAAGAATTTCTCCCAGATCGTGGAAACAAATTCTTTTTTCTTTCTGTACAGGGATAAGCGCAGTTTTTTTCTCATTCCTACCAGCGCTTTTGAAAGTGAGGATGCCAAAGATAATTTCAGCCGCCTGATGCAGGCCATCTTCAAAGATTACAGTCGTTTGAACATCTCATAA
- a CDS encoding TolC family protein, with protein sequence MKLIRIFLAGIFSLLLVTGAKAQQVLTLEQAIDLGLKNNFDIRLAKNDAAVAANDNAYANFAFAPRVNGTASKVWTNTGTKQEFGNGNKRDTSGIKNRQFQGAVNLNWTLFDGLKMFATRQRIQAIEILGEMGVKNQVENTIAAIINSYYNIAQQKQQLRALAEQMSISEERVKLSDAKFQTGLGPKTDWLQAKVDYNAQRAMWLRQQTTIEQSKASLNQLLAIADESTNYDVHDTIPVNLTLSYGEIQENIHQTNPQLQMAKQNLEISRIALKEAKGDFFPVLSFNSAYNFNQSRANAAVNQFSPVFNQNKVFNYGFSATVPIFNGLNVHRQVKNAKLNIEYQQLALDNQQSQVNLFLRNAFKDYEYYKMSLTLEEESVDLARENVMVALERFRQGVSTTLELKEAQQSLELAAYRLIQARYNTKISETELMRLKGTLLK encoded by the coding sequence ATGAAACTGATCAGAATATTTTTAGCCGGCATTTTTTCACTATTGCTTGTTACGGGCGCCAAAGCACAACAGGTGCTTACGCTGGAACAGGCCATAGACCTTGGCTTAAAGAACAACTTTGATATCCGCCTCGCCAAAAATGATGCTGCGGTTGCTGCCAACGATAATGCCTACGCCAACTTTGCGTTTGCACCCCGTGTGAATGGTACTGCTTCTAAAGTATGGACCAATACCGGTACCAAACAGGAGTTCGGAAATGGCAACAAGCGGGATACAAGTGGTATCAAGAACAGGCAGTTCCAGGGAGCGGTCAATCTTAACTGGACGTTGTTTGACGGGCTTAAAATGTTTGCTACCCGCCAGCGTATCCAGGCGATTGAAATATTAGGTGAGATGGGGGTGAAGAACCAGGTGGAGAATACCATCGCTGCTATCATCAACAGCTACTATAATATCGCACAGCAGAAGCAACAACTCCGGGCACTGGCAGAACAAATGAGCATCTCTGAAGAAAGGGTGAAATTGTCTGATGCGAAGTTCCAGACGGGGCTTGGGCCTAAAACAGACTGGCTGCAGGCAAAGGTGGATTACAATGCACAACGTGCTATGTGGCTCCGTCAGCAAACAACAATTGAGCAGAGTAAAGCTTCGCTCAACCAGTTACTGGCTATTGCGGATGAAAGTACCAATTACGATGTACATGATACCATTCCGGTGAACCTCACACTGTCCTACGGCGAGATCCAGGAAAATATCCACCAGACCAATCCGCAGTTGCAGATGGCGAAACAGAACCTGGAGATTTCACGTATTGCTTTGAAGGAAGCGAAAGGGGATTTCTTCCCGGTGCTCTCTTTCAATTCTGCTTACAACTTTAACCAATCCAGGGCGAATGCAGCGGTGAACCAGTTCAGCCCTGTATTTAATCAGAACAAAGTTTTCAACTACGGATTCTCTGCTACGGTGCCTATCTTCAATGGTTTGAACGTACACCGCCAGGTGAAGAATGCGAAGCTGAACATCGAATACCAGCAGCTTGCTTTAGATAATCAGCAATCCCAGGTAAACCTTTTCCTGAGAAATGCGTTTAAAGATTATGAGTATTATAAAATGTCCCTCACGCTGGAAGAAGAAAGTGTAGACCTTGCGAGGGAAAATGTGATGGTGGCGCTGGAGCGTTTCCGGCAGGGGGTATCTACCACGCTGGAATTGAAGGAAGCGCAGCAAAGTCTTGAGTTGGCGGCTTACCGTTTGATCCAGGCAAGGTACAATACCAAAATCTCCGAAACAGAATTGATGCGTTTGAAAGGAACGCTTTTGAAATAA
- a CDS encoding efflux RND transporter permease subunit, with protein sequence MSLPSISLKRPVLAIVMNIIIVIFGLVGYTFLGVRDIPAIDPPVVNVRTSYGGANSDIIETQITETLEKAINGVAGIKNISSLSSQGSSNITVEFELGEDLEAATNDVRDKVSQAQRNLPPDLEAPPVVSKSDASSDAIISMTVQSNTRNQLEITEFATNVLLEKLQTIPGVSSIQIWGEKKYAMRIWMDPSRLSAYGLTPGDVQDALTRENVELPSGKIAGNATELTVRTFGRLDTEDEFNALIIKNVNGAEIRLRDIGQAVLGPENEETQLKESGIPQIALALIPQPGSNYVAISNEFYKRYESLKKEVPEDFSLNIAMDNTAFIKKSIHEVQETLIIALVLVILIVYLFFRDWLMALRPILDIPVSLIGAFFIMYVCGFTINNLTLLAIVLATGLVVDDGIVVTENIYKKIEAGLPRMRAAKEGSEEIFFAVIATSITLAFVFLPIIFLQGFVGSLFREFGIVVAGAVLISAFVSLTLTPVLNVKLAHKTHTHSWFYEKTEPFFQWMERSYKNSLTAFMKIRFVAVVIILACLGMIYWLFNSLQSELAPMEDRNTFRLSITTPEGTSYDAMDKYVTELVQFLADSIPEKEVILSVTAPGFSGAGSVNTAFSFVTLPEPSERKRSQKQIVEMVNRNMYRFPQGKVFAIEQQTIQVGRRGGLPVSFVLQNVNFEKLSAVVPKFVEEANSNPVFQGVDVDLKFNKPELRIQINRAKATELGVSVADISSTLQLALSNRRFGYFIRNGKQYQVMGQVFRADRDDPIDLQSIYVRNARGEAIQLDNLVTMEEETSPPVIYHYNRMKSATISAGLAPGKTVGDGIAAMNAIYAKLEREKVIDDSFDTALSGSSRDYAESGSNTMFALLLALVLIYLVLAAQFESWVDPFIIMLTVPLAFAGALLSLWVFGQTWNIFSQIGVIMLIGLVTKNGILIVEFANHMRDAGKDKGVSAVEGSVMRLRPILMTSLAMALGALPIAMSLGAAATSRIPLGIVIVGGIMFSLVLTLYVIPAMYTFLSRRKKNVEYEEALLQENPEAAAATAHA encoded by the coding sequence ATGAGTTTACCTTCCATATCGCTTAAGCGACCGGTACTGGCAATTGTGATGAACATCATTATTGTGATCTTCGGTCTTGTGGGTTATACTTTCCTGGGGGTACGGGACATCCCGGCTATTGACCCTCCGGTTGTGAACGTGCGCACCTCTTATGGCGGCGCCAACTCGGACATCATTGAAACACAGATCACGGAAACGCTGGAGAAAGCTATCAACGGTGTGGCCGGTATCAAAAACATCTCTTCCCTCAGCAGCCAGGGTAGCAGCAATATTACGGTGGAGTTTGAACTGGGAGAAGACCTGGAAGCTGCTACAAATGATGTGCGGGATAAAGTTTCACAGGCACAACGTAACCTGCCCCCTGACCTGGAAGCACCACCGGTAGTATCTAAATCGGATGCCAGCTCAGATGCCATCATTTCCATGACGGTGCAAAGTAATACCCGCAACCAGCTGGAAATAACAGAATTTGCCACCAACGTATTACTGGAAAAACTGCAAACCATCCCCGGCGTAAGTTCTATTCAGATCTGGGGAGAAAAGAAATATGCCATGCGGATCTGGATGGACCCATCCCGTTTATCCGCTTATGGCCTTACTCCCGGAGATGTGCAGGATGCACTCACAAGAGAGAACGTGGAACTGCCTTCCGGTAAAATAGCCGGTAATGCTACTGAGCTAACCGTGCGGACTTTCGGCCGGCTGGATACAGAAGATGAATTCAATGCGCTCATTATTAAAAATGTGAATGGCGCGGAGATCAGGCTGCGTGATATAGGACAGGCTGTATTAGGACCAGAGAACGAAGAAACGCAACTGAAAGAATCAGGTATCCCGCAGATCGCACTCGCATTGATCCCGCAACCGGGTTCCAACTATGTGGCTATTTCCAACGAATTCTATAAAAGGTATGAAAGTCTCAAAAAAGAAGTACCGGAAGATTTCAGCCTGAACATTGCGATGGATAATACGGCCTTCATTAAAAAGAGTATCCACGAAGTACAGGAAACACTCATCATTGCATTGGTACTGGTGATCCTGATCGTGTACCTCTTCTTCCGTGACTGGCTGATGGCGCTCCGCCCTATCCTGGATATTCCCGTTTCCCTGATCGGTGCATTCTTTATCATGTACGTCTGTGGCTTTACCATCAATAACCTTACCCTGCTGGCCATTGTACTGGCAACGGGATTGGTGGTGGATGATGGTATTGTGGTAACGGAGAACATCTATAAAAAGATTGAAGCCGGCCTGCCAAGAATGCGTGCGGCGAAGGAAGGTTCTGAAGAGATCTTCTTTGCGGTAATTGCTACTTCCATCACACTCGCTTTCGTGTTCCTTCCTATCATCTTCCTGCAGGGTTTTGTGGGAAGCCTGTTCCGGGAATTCGGGATTGTAGTGGCTGGCGCCGTATTGATCTCTGCATTTGTATCACTCACATTAACACCTGTGCTGAACGTAAAGCTGGCACATAAAACACATACACACTCCTGGTTCTACGAAAAAACAGAACCCTTCTTCCAGTGGATGGAACGCAGCTATAAGAACTCACTCACTGCCTTTATGAAAATAAGGTTCGTGGCGGTGGTGATCATTCTTGCCTGCCTTGGTATGATCTACTGGCTGTTCAACAGCCTGCAGTCAGAACTCGCGCCGATGGAAGACAGGAATACTTTCCGTTTATCTATCACCACACCGGAAGGAACTTCTTACGATGCGATGGATAAATATGTAACAGAACTGGTACAGTTCCTTGCAGACTCTATTCCTGAAAAAGAAGTGATCCTTTCTGTAACTGCTCCGGGCTTTTCCGGTGCCGGTTCTGTGAACACGGCCTTTTCTTTTGTAACACTTCCCGAGCCCAGTGAGCGTAAGCGTTCACAGAAGCAGATCGTGGAAATGGTGAACCGCAACATGTACCGCTTCCCGCAGGGAAAGGTATTTGCCATTGAGCAACAAACGATACAGGTAGGGCGCCGTGGTGGTTTGCCGGTATCTTTTGTATTACAGAACGTGAACTTTGAAAAACTTTCTGCCGTTGTTCCGAAGTTTGTGGAGGAAGCCAATAGCAATCCTGTATTCCAGGGAGTGGACGTAGATCTCAAATTCAATAAACCGGAGCTCCGCATCCAGATCAACCGCGCGAAAGCAACAGAACTGGGTGTTTCCGTAGCAGATATTTCTTCTACTTTACAACTGGCACTCAGCAACCGCCGCTTTGGTTACTTTATCAGGAATGGTAAACAATACCAGGTAATGGGCCAGGTGTTCCGTGCAGACCGGGATGATCCTATAGATCTGCAAAGCATCTATGTGCGTAATGCCCGTGGCGAAGCCATCCAGCTGGATAACCTGGTTACGATGGAAGAAGAAACAAGTCCGCCGGTGATCTATCACTACAACCGGATGAAATCTGCCACGATCTCTGCAGGACTTGCTCCGGGTAAAACTGTTGGTGATGGTATTGCTGCCATGAATGCTATCTATGCCAAACTGGAAAGAGAAAAAGTAATAGATGATTCATTTGATACAGCGCTGAGTGGTTCTTCCCGTGACTATGCGGAAAGTGGTTCCAATACCATGTTCGCATTGTTACTGGCACTGGTGTTGATCTATCTTGTACTGGCCGCACAATTTGAAAGCTGGGTGGATCCGTTCATCATTATGTTAACCGTACCGCTCGCCTTTGCCGGAGCATTGCTTTCGCTCTGGGTATTCGGGCAAACCTGGAATATCTTCTCGCAGATCGGGGTGATCATGCTGATAGGGCTTGTTACCAAGAACGGTATCCTCATTGTGGAGTTTGCCAATCATATGCGTGATGCCGGTAAAGACAAAGGCGTGTCTGCTGTGGAAGGTTCTGTGATGCGTTTACGGCCCATCCTTATGACCAGCCTTGCGATGGCCCTGGGTGCATTGCCCATTGCCATGAGCCTTGGTGCCGCCGCAACCAGCCGTATTCCGCTGGGTATTGTGATTGTGGGTGGTATTATGTTCTCGCTGGTGCTCACCTTATATGTGATCCCGGCGATGTACACTTTCCTGAGCCGCAGAAAAAAGAATGTTGAATATGAAGAAGCGTTGCTGCAGGAAAATCCGGAAGCGGCTGCTGCAACAGCACATGCATAA
- a CDS encoding GNAT family N-acetyltransferase, producing MFDIRLIEYGSCDYQAMVSLRDKILRAPLGLTFSDEYLQQEISDVLIGGFEEEKLLACCILTPVNETTVQLRQMAVDDHLQGKGTGSKILRFAEVYALENGFRELMMHAREEAAPFYRKNGYDVRGEEFEEVGIAHYEMFKRL from the coding sequence ATGTTTGATATACGACTTATTGAATACGGCAGCTGTGATTACCAGGCCATGGTATCACTGCGTGATAAGATACTCAGAGCACCGCTGGGCCTCACTTTTTCTGACGAATACCTGCAACAGGAGATCTCCGATGTGCTCATAGGCGGCTTCGAAGAGGAAAAACTGCTGGCCTGCTGCATTCTGACCCCTGTGAATGAAACAACGGTGCAATTGCGCCAGATGGCTGTGGATGATCATCTACAGGGTAAAGGCACGGGCAGCAAGATCCTGCGGTTTGCGGAAGTATATGCTTTGGAGAACGGTTTCCGGGAATTAATGATGCATGCGCGCGAAGAGGCAGCGCCTTTTTATCGTAAAAACGGATATGATGTGCGGGGAGAAGAATTTGAAGAAGTGGGCATTGCCCATTATGAGATGTTCAAACGACTGTAA